The Apus apus isolate bApuApu2 chromosome 1, bApuApu2.pri.cur, whole genome shotgun sequence nucleotide sequence tcttctcagacACAGCAATCTGCTGAGGAATCACTAGGTTAAAGATTGTCATGGTTTGAATTAGCCAAACCAATGTGGGaattctgtgttgttttttcctcactgtaGGGTTCAGATCTCAAAGTTCACTGTGTCTGAGTTACTATTTAATCACATGGACACGCTCAAATCCATAAATAGGCTGTAATTTAATGTACTGCATCTAAATTTACACTAGTGGATTGAGCAACACCCCTAGAGACTGATACACTGTGCTCCAGTCTCCCTTCCTAAACCAACAAACCCATTGGTTTGTCCCTCTCCTCTACCCTTAACCAAACTGCCAGGGGCTTTGAAAGAAATTTATCAAGAATGGTTTTCTCTTACAACCCTTACAACCTCACAAGAACATGTTTGTGTGCAAAGAACAGTCTTAAGTCATCCCATCAGTGAACTTCCTGCGACAGATGTAGGGTTTACTTAATGTGAGGAGCCCTTGTGCAATCCCAGATGGAGACAGAAATCCCACAGACGTTCTGGTCCTTGGTACCCCATGTTAAGCACCATAACAGGAATTTTACTGGTTGAAACAAGTGCACAGAATAGCTCTGTCTGTGGGGATGATGAAGGCACTTGGCTGGGGTGTAGATGGCAGGAGTTGGCTTTGCTGGTGCATGGTGTGTGAACTGGGACTACCTGCCCTGCTAAGAAACTTCTCTTGGTAAGAAACATCTCTGTCACACAGGTTCAAAAAAGAGGATCAAAGTGCAGGCTCGTTCACACCTTCCAGAGCTACAGGAGTGTTCAGAGCTGTACACGTGCCATCTGGGCACCAAACAGAAATCTAAAGAACTGTGCCTTTTCTCTGCTGCGTGCCACTTTCCGAACGTCAGAATGGGAATAAGTAAACGTTTCCTTGTAGAGGGACTAGAACAGAAGACCAAGACCCAGCTCTCTGAGTCGTGGAATCTGTGTAGTGCTCCCTTCAGACCCCGGGGGTGTTGCTGGCTTCTTTCCTTTGGGGAGTGGGGGGCAGGTGTAACAAAGACAGGCATTGACCCAGTGCGGTACTTGACACGATGCCTTTATTTTCTTAGCACGTCAAAGACATTTATGAAACCCCATTCAAACCTTGATCTCTTAAGTATTTGACTCAGATTTGATTTACgctttgaaaaactgttttttaaaaaaattgcttctatAACTTGATTTATCAGAAGGCACTGGCAGGTTTTTAATGGCTTCACCTGATAATGAGCACTCTTAGAAATCATAAGATGCTGCTGAAGAAGCATCTCCACTTGAGTTTTCTGGTAAAATGCTTGTAATAAATCATTCAGTTTTGCCCACAAGCCACTGTATGCTGGGAAAAGGTTTGAGACCctttttctaaagcatttttGAAGGCAACTGACACTTGGGAGTAACACATACAGTTAGAACACCAGAGACACAGTTACACCTTCAGCTGAGAAGTACACAGGAGCTGACATTTGAGCAACTGCCATTAATTTACTTCCCGATTACTCCCAGTGATTGTTGACAGGTCCTGTCTACAGAGGATTCATACCATTTTCCAAACGCACATTCCTACATCCGATACTAGTAAAAGGGAACTTGGAAGAAGATGTCAGAATCCAGCTTCATTGtttagtagtagtagtatttttttttaaaagattcaaACTGTGAAATAAATTCTAGCTTCTGCATAAACAACAGTTCAGGATGTGTGACACTATTTTCCTCTCAATTAGCACTCAGAAAACAGCACATTTCAGGGAATTGGAATACACAATGTCTCTTATTAGCATTAAGAGAGAGTCTCCAAAGAGATTTTTATGGTGACCTGAAGAATTTGCTGATGACAAGAGACAAAGGGAGGGcataagaaaaaagcagcagaaattaaacatctcattagaaaaataatcttaattatTATCTAACCCAACTGACCTTTTACCAATTTAGTTGTTATCAGCCAGTTAATTGCTCTTACGTGTCACAGACCCAACTCTTGCAGAAAAtgaagggtgaaaaaaaatcatgtaatGACTCTGAGCAGTTTCAGAGAAGGCTTTCCAAATTAGAGATATTGCTCAGGCTGATAAAAAAGCCATGCAGGTGGAACAGACTGAAATAAACCTGCTACCTGGAGAAGGGAGAGACACAGGGACTTTGTTAGAGCTGTCAGAAAGTACCATGGGaccagcagggagaggaaaacctTGGTTAAGAATCTatggaagaggaagatgaggaagaTGAATCCATGGGAGAGGTTAGCAGAAAGTTTGCTTCTAATCTAGACACGATGCCAAATACCCCACAGAACACCCATATTTAAATTACACACACTTCCTCAGGTACAAATTTGATTCAAGCTGGACACCTCCTCTGAAAAATGGGCAAACTATCAGAGCTCCATGGCAGCCATCCCTGACTGCAGATAACATAAAAATAGGGCAAGAAGGATTCGGTGCCTGGGAGAACAGAAACAGCTGGGAGATGACACGGAGTAAGCAATGACTTTTACAGACTCCTGGTTTCAGATCTCTccagctgaaggcagcagttCCCTCTACCAAAGCACTGGTAACTTCCAGTCTCATCACATGCCTCAGTGAGCACAGGGGTCCCacagctgccttcctgctggACACATGGGGGTGAACACACTGCTGGGCATCCCACGGTGACCATCTCTGCATAGTTTGTTGTGCACGTATCCCAACTCTTCCTTCTAGTTCTTAGCAAACCTTATGTTTCTAAAACATCTTGGGCCTGCAAGGCCAGATTAATTTTAGGCCAGTGGCAAAGCATCCTGAGCCGAGGCCACCCCAGAGTCACTGGCCACCTGCCTCACCTTGGGCTGTGTTAGTTTGTCACTGGCCAGAGGCAAAGCCACTGCAGGGAACTGCATTTGCTTCCCTGAGttactgctctgcagcaggaggttgGTCGGCAGCAGTGTGCTGTGCAGGAACCACACGCAGGGTTAATGCAGGCAGCAAGGCCTGGTCTGTCACTGGCATTCCTAAAAACAGTCCTGGGACTATCCCTGCGCCCAAAGGCAGCACAGAGAAGAGACCCGGGAAGTGGAGCTTTGAGGGGTCTCTGGCTTTCAGCACAGAGATATTTCCTTCTGCGCTTCAGTGCGCGGAAGCATCACGTCCTTCCTTGCTTGGCCTGTATTTAAGCAGCAGTCAAGAGTTCTGAAATTCTCTCCCCAAAGTCCTCTGAAGGTTAATACTTCCTGACAGCCTTAAAAGTATCTGGATGGCAAAAGAGCTGGAGATGAACACAGGATTATTTGATCAGAATTTATAGTATGAATTCTTCAAATAAAACTCCTCTTTAAgtgagggggagagggggatgTCACAGGACAGCAGCTCATCTCAGCAACAAATGAGACACTTttcctgcctttaaaaaaaataaaagcaagggCTGTATCCAAAAATCACCTTTTTATTGCCACTTTATacagatttaaatatttaacattcaGATAAACAACTACATGCTTATGTAGTTTCTTATTAGTTACTTCACCATAATCTGGCAGAATCTCCCTTTCCACCTTCTGTTAGATTCCTTCTGGGGGATCCTGAAGTATTCACTTTGCATCTTAGTATctcacagcaaaaaagaaaatttttgaGTGAACTACATGGtgcttcatgaaaaaaatattacataatGTAGGCTTTCACAATAAGTgacttttttatttgcaaaataatttgaagattCCAAGTAAGACTTCTCTCtttattcaaaaaataaatatatcctTTCTGAATCAAAGCACTTCATGTGACATTAAgtacaaagaagaaatatacTTCTTTGGAAGTTGTGAAACAGACAGGAGCTCATGGGAGCAACATTATCCATACTCAGTGATAAaagctgaaagcttttttttttttttttttttttacaaatttatAGCAGAACATGATTTCCTTTTACAATATAGAGCTTCAAacagatttaagaaaaacaccatTCTAAAAGTCTGAAAGGCACATGAACTGGACCATAAAACGTACTGGCACATTCACTAATACGTTTTATGTTACATTCCTAAAGAGAAACTGTGGGACCCTAAACAAAGGAGACTGAAAATACCAGCAAGTTCCTTTGAAAAGTACTAAAAGACTGACAGAGAGTTCCTCTTGGCGCTGGATAAAATGGTTAATACCCCAAAGCTAGAAAGTCTGAGGAGCTGCATCATTCAGTTGTATTTGGTCGCGTGGCTACGTACACAAAGACAACAATCAGTAGCACTACAACAGCCAGGGTGGGAAGCACGACGGTGGTGATTTGTTGCCGGGCCTCTTGCATtgcctgttttctctcctttttatcTTTGGAGGTCTCTTTTTTGGGTTTTCCTCTTAGCTGCCTCATCCTCCTCTTCGGATCTTCCCTTCACCGAAATGGGGGAGGCGAAGAGAgttgagaagcagaaaatagtCCAAGGTCTTTTGGAGCACGCGATTGAAGAATTACTGCTCCCTCAAGGGGTTAGCTGTGCAGGGAACTGcgagagaagaagaaaaacaattcttTTGAGCAAGATCTACACATATTCCAGTTATTAAAACCATTGCACCTCTGCTTGGTAAATCTCTCCAACTGGCAGCAATACCTTTGCAACTTCTTTCCAGGAACTGGAGCTGCAGTGCACTCCCTCAGCTCATCAATAACATTTCCCAGAAAAACTACAGCAGTTCATCACTGTGCCTGCATTTGTCCAGGAGCACTGAACCTGCACACTGCTGAGCCAGaaacacagcccagcaccacaTTTCATCCTCTAAGGCAAACAAGGTAACACAAATGAAGacttaatgaaaataaactgaattaGTCTTGCATCAACACAGACCACCAGCTGCCACTTCTAAGGGCAGCAGGCTCCCAACTAAAGGTCTGTGGCTCCCCACAAACCTCCAGAAGTTGGAAGGACAAGGACATACCCTGCCATAAGGAAAAGCATTACGCATTTATCATCCTCACCAGGAATTTATTGGAGTGGGGAAAAGGGTCTTCtaacaggaagaaaagtggGGGAAAAGCTGGTTAACTTACATTGCTAGTTCTCCTGCCACAGAACAAAGTCTAAATCATAACGTGGCCCAGTGCTATCTCTCTTATTACAGCTGCcatttctgtaagaaaagaTCCCAAATGACAACCAACCTGCTTACAAATCACTGTTGTAGACAAGCAGTCATTAATTAGGTGGTTGCTCTGAAGCATCTCCTAGACCTATTTTTACAAGCAGAAGTACCTATAAAGTGAGATTAACAAAAATACTGCACAATAGGAAAGCCTCTCTGAAATAAGAATTAGTAGGTGCTCAGTGTTTCTATACcctatttttttccacccctGAGCTGCCTCCAGCTGTGTAATTCACTAACTGTGCAAGGAGAAGGCCAACTGTGCACCCATCTCCCTCTTGAATGTAAACTACAAATCAATGTTTTTGCATCTCTaacatacagagagaaaaacatgtgGAAATTAGTGGCTTAATGTAACcgtctcttttctctcctcctttatACCAAAATATGATGTTAGCATGATACTGTAGGTGAGGTCCAAGCAAAGCTGCACAGCTCAGTTCACCACAGACAACTTCCTCCTGCTGTGTCATCTGTGGTCAATGTTACAAAATGTCTAATGactactttttgtttgtttgttttttaagaaaagaaaaaaagaggttttcaCTGGAAGTGGGATGCTTGCTGTTAGCACTCAACTTTATTTGGCAGCCTGgcaacagaagcaaaaccaaactaaaatgTTCATGTACAGAACAAGAATCCCCACCTACAGGTTATGTGCAACTACAAAGCAGTTCTCATCCTTTCACCCACCTCCTGTGGCTCTCATCCAGCCAATCAGGCTGGTAAGATATCAATAGGGGTAAAATGTGGAATAACTCTACTAACTCAAACTTATGGAAGTGAACAGACTATCAGAACAACTGTGGGGCACTGGGAAACCAACAGCAAATCAGTGGGTcagtatttctgtctttccatGGTTGTTCCTTGATACaatctaggggaaaaaaaaaagaaaaaaaaaagaaaaaaaaaagaaaaaaaaaaaaaaagaaacaatgatAGCTGGACAGGATCTTGGTGTTGAGCTGGACTCACCAATTCTGCACCTCATGCACACGCACCTTTGAAGTGGTTGTTTCTTCTGATCATAAACTTTGCCAGTTCAACCTGGACTCTGAAGGAAACacttcatttcagttttgataCAGCAATGAAAAGGAATTTTGGTCAATTGGGATGATtttcaaaagaggaaacaaTGAAGTTCAAGTCTTGGAAAGAATCAATTCCTTCTGTAAACTGCAGCACCAGAGTCAAAACACATAGCAGATTTAGAGACCAGAAGTGGTCAGTGAACTTCATCATGGGGAGGCAAACTGGAATTGGATGGAGCACCTACAACACCCTGTTCCAGTCTTTAAATCAACTGGGACTACTTCATTTCAAAACTTTCATAACTGTTTCTGCTCAGCAAATCCTCTCTTACTGATTCAGAGCAGAGCCTTTGGCATTCCATCTTCTGCAAGCTATGGgtttctgctttggttttgttggctATCACTTCCATAACTCTGGAATTTCCTCTGGGGCAAAAGAAATATCTGTTTTACCCcttccatttctgtttccttctcttcctgctctgctcacaAGCTTTATTTACCAGACTCTAGAAAAACTACTAtgcaaaattaagttttatatTTGCCTTTTGGGGCAAGAAGACAACCATAGCATTTCAGGTATAGTATTTTCATATTGTTTTCTGGCTCCACTGTTAATGTACATCACTGGGTTTTGTATTCAGATTACTCACAAGACCCAAGAAGTGATGGACAGTAAAAGCCTTTGGGACTTTCTGTGTACCATAGTAACAAGCAGGAGTTGCCATGAAACCAGTCTCTCTAACAATAAATGTATGCCTTGCTCTATGCCGCATCACTTGCTACCCAGATATTGAAAACATCAGGATGTTTAAGTCTCTTTTGAATGAACACTTCATTCTGAAGCAAAATTACACCCAGTTAATGACATACACTAGCTAACATCTGAGGGTTAGAACAGAGCCTTCCCGCAACCGTCGGCGCCACTGGAACGGCAGGCTGGCGCTCTCCAGTTTGGGAGCCTGGCATCAATTTTCAAATATACTTCCAGTAGATTGGGTTACTTGGCTTTACTACTGGCAGAGATGGCCTTGCACAGAAACTGGCCCACAGTTTTCAGAGAGTTGTGCCTTAGGGTTCATCTTGACCAAACCACCAAATGGAAGCAGTCACTCTCTGCAAGTTGCTGCCAGGCCCCGACTGCCGCGGGGAGCCCGGACATGAGTGCCAGTACTAGACAATTGCTGCAAGAGACAACACTCCCCCACAGGAAAGGTCTGGAATGTTGAACATCCTGCTATGTTCATGTTGGTACAAAACAGCACTTAAAAAGCAGTGCTCAGCTGCATAAGATGAATTTCTACAGCCCATGTTGTGCAAGTGCAGTTTACAGTTATCCCCTTCCACTGCCAAGTCTCTTACTGGCCACCCGTGGACTTCCCTGGAAGGCAGGTGACTCGTGACAATCATGGAGAGAGAAGAACACAGAGAAAGAGCAGCAAGTCAAGGTCAGGGCTGGGATTACAGTGTTAGGGGTCTCATTCCCTGTGACATGCATGGCCCAtgagaacaaattatttcatgttaCTGAGCTACATCCTCCTTAGCCAATAACCACCCTGCTCATGCACTGGGAAGGCAAAACtccagcagagagaggaaagaaaaaacatggcATGGGATGGGAGTTTGGTTAGCACTGACCATTTAAAATgtctcagagaaagaaaatatcagaaGGTCAATGAGAAAGTGGTGTCTCACAGACACTTCCATCTTGTGGAAATGTGAACCTTAACAATCAGCCAACCTCACActgcaggaaaactggaaaCTCACCTTTTCCCCTCAAAAGAAGCTGAGGATCGCAGTTCCACTCCTAGTCTCCCCCAAACAGGAGAGCGctcactgctgcagcctgtACCCATCTTCCCAAGGCTGCTTCCCACTTCTGATAACTGCTCAACCTGGCCCAAGGCTGGAAACAAACACCAAACTAATTCAACTACTGCTTTTACTAGAAAGTCAGTGACTCCCTCAACTGGGACATTTATAGGAATAGCACAGAAAGAATTAACAGACTCTAGCAAAAGTGTCCATAGTCCAGAACAGTACGACAGGAGTCTGGCACTAGCCAGAGATGGTAACTTCACCCTCCTTTTATGAATTTTGTAATTTGGTAATAAAATTGCATGGGGTGATGAGTTTCTTTTTAAGTTCACTATAGCAAAGCTTCCCCCAAAAGCAGGAATCTGCTGGCTAGAAAGAAACCATCTCAATTGCCAAGTCAAGATAATGAGTGTTGGCTCAGCACAGCTGTTTGAAACATCCATTGCACAGAGCCTGCCTCTTCTCTCTCACACTGCAGTGCTTCAACTTGACACTGAAAAGCTAAGGTCTCTAGCAGAACAAAACATTAACAAGTTCAAGCTACTGAAGACAAACTTAAAGACATCACTCTTCAACATAATAAAAATCCACAAATTAGTAGCCTGACTCAACATCTACAGCAATTACATTCCTATATGCCCATCATCCAAATTGcttttttccatataaaaatGCTCTTCATTCTACCTTCTGGGTTAAGTTACTCTGAACTGTTTTTGCAGACCTAACCTCAAAACCTAAAAGTACAAATCAGTGCACTTGTTGAAGTCACTCATCTCTGTGCTGAAGCATTTGCCAGCACCTCAAAGCAAGTCAGCCATGGTGAAGCAGGGATCATTTTGTATCAGAAACCTGTAGTGAAATTTGTGGGGACTGATCCCCTTCAAAACATATCAACAATCTTCCAACCAGAATTTACAGCAATCAGCTGTCTCCTTTGTGCTGCAATATTAACCCTGACCATTAGTAATCTGCAATTAAAAGGcccccccagcacacacagctaTTCCTGCATGCCAGGAACAGCAGCCCCGACTGGCTACACCAGTGCTCCCAGTATTGCAGTTCTGCATCTCCTACATGCAACACATGCACAAAACAATTAGTTTGTCTGCATTTAGTGTAATTGCACGTCTAGACATCTAAATAACTTATTATCACCACCCCTACAGGATGCATGTATTAGCCATGTTAAGATTAATCATTTTTCTCCAAATCCAAAATTACAAGTCTTAACAAACCGGTTTGGATTAACCTGGCCTCATTATCCTGCTACTGACACTGTTACATTTCTGGATCAGCAAAACACCTTgaaattcaaacaaaacaatctgacaggaattaatttttataatttaaattttccCCCAGGGCCATGGATGTTActgagacattaaaaataaaaccaaacaacaaccagAAGACAATCAGGACACACTGTGTTCAAATTGCCAGCCAGCAGTAGGGAAAAGGACACAAGACATCTAAATAAACAACACTCTCCAGATTATTCTACTGTTAACAAGCCCCAAAGCCAGTAATTCCCAATCACTGGGAAACACCAGCATCAGAGTCAAGAAGAATTAAAACCAGCAATCTTATCATCTTGTTACCTATTTCGGTTACTGGGCTGATTAAGGTACTGCAGCTGGACCTGCTGAACAGAGGCTGTAAGAAATCAAGTCACAGAGTCATcaagtttggaagggacctctggagatcctctagtctaacccccctgctagCGAAGGATCACCTGTggtagatcacacaggaacatgtccaggtgggttttgaatgtctccagagaaaaagACCCCAtaacccctctgggcagcccatcccagtgctctgttactcttaCAGTAGAAAAGTTTTGCCTTATATTTAATTTGAACCtctatgctccagcttgtgcccattggcCTTTctcctgtcattggacactgtAGAACAGAGCATGGACccctcctcctgacacccaccctttagatatttatgaGCATttgagatcccccctcagtctcctccaggctaaacagacccagctctctcagcctttcctcatagggcagatgCCCCAGTCCTCTACATGTGAAGCTTTAGTTCTTCCTTACCTCGTGTGACTTCACTGCTGCAAAGTGGTGTTCACTGCAAGCAGATGACAACTCCTGAcagagcaaaaggaaacaaacatgcTGTCCCAGCCAGCATGGGGAGCCTGGGGCCAACAAGCTGGCTGAAGTCGCACAGTTCTCATTTCTTTCTAACCTTTAATTAAAGTGAAGTCTAAGCAACAGGTTTCCTACCTTTGAAACCatgcaaatgtttttgtttctaataAATGAACAAACAGTCAGTAATACTGTTACACAAACCTTGGGTGCTACTTCATAAAGGACAAGACTTGTTATAGACCACCCCACGGAATACAGATTCGGTTTTCTGTTCATTACTTCAAAACTGATTTTACCTCTGGGTGAAATACCACATTTTAGTCAGGGAATTGTATTTCCTGCAGCTCAAATTTCTGGCCATTGCCGGGGTAGCATCAGCAAGGTCACTGTTTTCTAAGGTGCCAGctcagaaacacagcaaaatggGATTTTAGAAGAGTATTTCAGTAGGAACTTGGGACAGATTTACAAACAGGAATATTTGTGCACAGAGCTCTAGATGGGGCCCCCAGAGATCTCCATTCTGCACGCAGCCTTTCCATCCTCACAGGTCCAACTTcatcacttgtttttttccccttgtgtttcagttttggcagttgtaagaaaaaaataacaaccctCACATCTTTTATGAAGAACACCTTCATCCCTTCATATGGCTGCTACCTGGGTAGGATTTACATGAGCACTTGAACCAGTTCACATGCAAATCCCACGCTGAGACAGAAGTTAAACCTGCTCCTGTGTTTGTGGCAGCTGCATTAGGCACCTGCTGCCTTGCAAACCAGGCACTGAGGAGGG carries:
- the SMCO4 gene encoding single-pass membrane and coiled-coil domain-containing protein 4; translation: MRQLRGKPKKETSKDKKERKQAMQEARQQITTVVLPTLAVVVLLIVVFVYVATRPNTTE